The Candidatus Methylomirabilota bacterium genomic sequence GCAAGGCGGTGCCGCGACCCGAGCCGTACATCGAGGTCGCCACGCGGGATGCCATCCGCCACTGGGCGCATGGCATAGGGGACAGGAACCCGTTCTGGGCGGAGGGGCGCGTGGCCCCACCCACCCTTCTCTTTGCCATGGACCGCATCGTCTCGGGTTATGTCGGTGGGCTCCCGGGCATACACGCCATGTATGCGGGAACGGACTTTCGGTGGCGCCGGCCCATCCGCGAAGGCGATCGCGTGGTCGGCCAGAGCGTACTCAGGGAGCTGGTCGAGAAGCCCTCGGCCTTCGCCCAGCGCGCCATCCAGCAGGTCTACCGAACGACGTTCGAGAACCAGCGTGGCGAGCTCGTCTGCGAGGCTGACTCGTGGTGCTTTCGCACGGAGCGGGACACGGCGCGCGAGAGGGGCAAGTACGGGGCCACGGAGCCGCACCGGTACACCGAGGAAGAGATCCGCCGCATCGCGCACGCCTACCAGGTCGAGGAGATCCGCGGCAGCGTCCCGAGGATCTGGGAGGATGTGGCCATCGGCGAGGCGCTGCCCACCGTCTGCAAGGGCCCTCTCACCGTCACCTCGGTGGTGGCCTTCGTGCAAGGTTGGGGTAGTCTCTACGTGCGCGCCCATGGACTCGCCTTCGACCTCTTCGCGCGTCATCCGGCGCTGGGAATCCCGAATGCCTTTGGCGTTCCGGAGCCGCCCGAGCGCGTGCACTGGGACGAGCCCTTCGCGCGAACGGTGGGGGTGCCGGGCGCCTATGACTATGGTCCAGAGCGCGTGGCATGGCTGGGGCACGTGTGCACCAACTGGATGGGCCATGACGGCCAGCTCCGGAGGCTCTCGGCCCAGGTGCGCCGTCACAATCTCATCGGGGACACCACGTGGTGCCGTGGCATCGTCACGGGCCGGCGCGAGGAAGGGGGGGAGGCGCTCGTGGACATAGATCTGGTCGCGGAGAACCAGCGAAGCGAGATCACGGCAAAGGGGTCGGCGACGATCGCGCTGCCCCGGCGAGCCAACTAGATGCCGCCCGCGGCGCGAATCCTGGCGGAGTGGGCGGCGCGTCTCCGGCCGGAAGACATTCCCGTCTCCGTCCGCGAGAATGCCGCGCTCCGCGTGCTCGACACCCTGGGCTGCGCCCTGGCGGGCGCGCGTGAGGACCATGTCCCCGCCGTGCTGACCCTGATCGCGCGGTCGGGGGAGGCGGGGCCTTGCACGGTGGTGGGCTCATCGCTGACCAGCGGGCCAGCCCAGGCGGCCCTGGCCAATGGGGCGATGGCCCACGGGCTCGACTTCGACGACACCCATGCGGATTCGATCTGTCACGGCTCGGCGGTACTCGTGCCCGCCGTGCTCGCTATCGCGGAGTTGGAGCATCTGACGGGCCAGGCAGCCCTGACCGCTCTTGTGGCCGGGTATGAAACCATGATCAGGATCGGGATGGCGGCGCGCGGGCGCTTCCATGAGCGAGGCTGGCATGCGACGGCCGTATGCGGTCCCTTCGGCGCCGCGGTGGCGGCAGGGAAATGCCTGGGGCTCGATGCCAATGGCCTGACCGCCGCGCTGGGTATCACGGCGAGCATGGCCTCCGGGGTGATGGAGTTTCTCGAGGATGGCTCCTGGGTCAAGCGGCTTCATCCTGGCTGGGCGGCCCAGTCAGGACTGCAGGCGGCCATCTTGGCCCAGGGCGGCTTCACGGGGCCGGCCACGGGGCTCGAAGGTCGATTCGGCTTTCTCCGGGCCGCCCTCGGCGAGCATATC encodes the following:
- a CDS encoding MmgE/PrpD family protein, giving the protein MPPAARILAEWAARLRPEDIPVSVRENAALRVLDTLGCALAGAREDHVPAVLTLIARSGEAGPCTVVGSSLTSGPAQAALANGAMAHGLDFDDTHADSICHGSAVLVPAVLAIAELEHLTGQAALTALVAGYETMIRIGMAARGRFHERGWHATAVCGPFGAAVAAGKCLGLDANGLTAALGITASMASGVMEFLEDGSWVKRLHPGWAAQSGLQAAILAQGGFTGPATGLEGRFGFLRAALGEHIDIATQLKGLGDEWETVRSSFKLYPCCHLSHAYLDAVFQLKRTKGLQAEQVDEVECLVPAGEVPIVCEPREAKLRPRTPYDAKFSLPFGIATALARERVDIGVFSQESIGDPGLLALAARVRHTVDPSSTFPRTFPGWVKVRLKNGRTLEAREDSQRGGPDRPIAPDEVLAKFRDNAAHALPPLRIAALERGILGMESVADLHSTIALCRGAA
- a CDS encoding MaoC family dehydratase N-terminal domain-containing protein, translated to MPTTRFPTITPEALEALRSRIGKAVPRPEPYIEVATRDAIRHWAHGIGDRNPFWAEGRVAPPTLLFAMDRIVSGYVGGLPGIHAMYAGTDFRWRRPIREGDRVVGQSVLRELVEKPSAFAQRAIQQVYRTTFENQRGELVCEADSWCFRTERDTARERGKYGATEPHRYTEEEIRRIAHAYQVEEIRGSVPRIWEDVAIGEALPTVCKGPLTVTSVVAFVQGWGSLYVRAHGLAFDLFARHPALGIPNAFGVPEPPERVHWDEPFARTVGVPGAYDYGPERVAWLGHVCTNWMGHDGQLRRLSAQVRRHNLIGDTTWCRGIVTGRREEGGEALVDIDLVAENQRSEITAKGSATIALPRRAN